Genomic segment of Myxococcus stipitatus:
CAGGCGCCCTCCCGGCCGCTTCCGGCGCCGCCCCCGCATCCGGTGGTGGGGGGCGTGCTGCTGGACGTGCCCCTCTACGGTGAAACGGGGCTGGGGTGGTCGGCGATGACCCGCTCGCACGCGGCGGTGGCGGTGTGGGGTGTGGGGCGGGTGTGGCGCAATGGCCAGTTGCTGACGGATTCGGCCTTCGTGCACGTGGCCGCGTTGGATGCGGGGGCGTTCTCGGACGACGGCACGCACCGGATGATGCGCCAGGCGCGCCAGGGGGACACGGAGCTGGTGGTCCTCGCGTGGAACCTGCCTCCGGAGATGGAGCCTCGGGGCTTCGTCCAGTACATCTTCGAAGACGTGGCCATCGAGGTCGGGGGCGTCCCGGTGCGCTCGTTGGCGGTGGTGGAGAACACCGGCAACGTGACGGTGGCGCCGGACCGGCTGACGCCGGTGCCATCGACGACCTATCTGGGGCTCGCGCCCGTGTTGCCGCCGCCGCCTCGCCCTGGCTCCGAGGTGGTGCCCGGGGGGCCGCCGCGCGTGCTCGAGGGCGGCGTTCCAGTCCTCGGGTCGCGGAATCCACCACTGAACGTTTCGGGGCCAGGGGGGCTGGCGACGACGGGGAGCTTCTCCGTGCCGTTGGTGGGGACACCGGGCTTCAGCACCTTCACGGGGGCTGCGCAGGTGAGCCCGGGGCTCATCGCCACCGAGCAGCCGCTGAGCGTCGGCGCGGGTGCGCCGCCGGTGGCGACGCCGACTCCGTTGAATGCGGGGGTGGTGCCAGCACCAGTGAGCACGCCTGTCCCGCTCAACGCGACGCCCGCGACACCGCTGACGACCACGCCCGCGCCCGCGAATGCGGCCCCGGTGGCGCCTTCGCCAGGAGCGCCCGCGCCATAGGCCGGGGCCTGGCGTCTTCGGCTCAGCGCGTCCGGGTCGAGGGGGCCTGTCGCGCCATCGCGGCGGCTTGCGCCAGACGCTTGCGCAGCTGAAGGACCACGTCGTGGAGGTAGTCGAGCCGCTCGACGACGCGCAGGTCATCTCCCGCGTTGACCAGGCTCACGGGGGACAGCGGGCCCGTGCGCAGCGTGCTCAGCAGCTCGGCGAAGTGGGCTTCGACATCGCCGAGCGCATCCAGGCCCTCCCTCAAGTCATCCTCGAGCAGGTCCACGAGCACCGCCGCATCCGCGCGGGCGGGCAGGGCACGCGCGAGACGCTCGGTGGCCACTCGGACCGGGTCGGCCTGGCGCGAGAGCACGGGGGCGGCGAGGGCGAGAGGGGGCATGCGCTCGACGCTACAGGTCCGTAGCAGGTCGTCAATTTTCCCGCCCCCCTCTCACCCGTTCAGTGCGCCGCCTGGAGGGCTTCCCGATGCTTCTCCAGGAAGCTCGCGATGCTGGCTGGCGCGCCACCCGTGAGCTCCGCGACGGCGGGCGAAGGCTTGTCCATGCGCCCCTCGGCCACCGCCACGTCGAACGAGGCAATGGCCTCGGCCAGGGGGGCGGGCAGGCCGTGGGACACCATGCCCGCCGTGAGGCTCGCGGCGTCCACGGCGAGGTACTGCACGGGGCGGCCCGTGAGCTTGCTCACCAACCGCGCCAGCTCCTCGTGACTCACCGCCGCGGGGCCCGTGACATCCAGCGTGCGCTTCCCATCGAATGCGGAGACGAGCGCCGCCACGGCGACGCGAGCGCAGTCCTCGCGCGTGACGAAAGCGGTGGCCCCCGTCCCCGTGGCGGCGACGAGCTGCCCCGTCGCCACGGCCCTGGGCAGGCTGTGCAGCAACAGGTCGGCGTAGAAGTTGTTGCGCAGCACGGTGAAGCCCAGACCGCTCTTCTCCAGGGACTGCTCTGTCGCCCAGTGGTCCTTGGCGATGGTGACGGGGGAGTCCGGCTCGGGCCGGGTGAGGGACGTGTAGACGATGTGGCGGACGCCCGCGCGGCGCGCCGCGTCCACCGCGTTCTGGTGCTGCGTGATGCGGCGCCCGGGAACATCGAGCGCGTCCGTGCTGATGAGCAGCAGTCGCTGCGCGCCCGCGAAAGCGGCGTCGAGCGAGGCGGCATCATCGAAGTCGGCCTTGCGCACGATGACTCCGCGGGCCGCCAGGTCGGCGAGCTTCGCGGGGGCGCGGGTGGTGACGATGAGGGGGCCGTGGTGGGACTCCAGCAGCAGCTCCACGACGCGGCGGCCCAGCTGACCGGAAGCTCCAGTGACGAGCAGGGTGGGGGAAGAGGCGGACATGCGCAGGCTCCAAGTGACGGGGTGTGGCTTCGACTTCCGCGCCAAGAGGTATCGGTCAGCCCGGCGCTGCACAATGTCCGCTCCTGGAGCATACTGTTCCACAGGAGGAACAATGGACCTGAACCAGCTCGCGCTCTTCGTCACCGTTGCGGAGGGAGCCAGCTTCTCCATCGCGGCGAAGAAGCTGGGCATGCCCAAGTCGTCGGTGAGCCGGGGCATTGCCCAGCTGGAGTCGTCGTTGGGGGTTCAGCTCCTCCACCGCACGACGCGCCGGGTGTCGCTGAGCACCGCGGGTCAGGCCCTGTACGAGCGCGTGTCCCCGATGCTCGCGTCACTGCGCAAGTCGGTGGGAGAGCTTCCCGAGCTGGAAGATGAGCCGTCGGGGGAGCTGCGGCTGACGGCGGTGGTGGACTGGGGCGCGACGCTGCTCGCGGATGTCGTCACGCGGTTCGTGGCGCGCTACCCGGCGGTGAAGGTGGACCTGCACCTGGACAACCGCGTGGTGGACCTGGTGGCGGAGGGCTTCGATGCCGCGCTCCGGTTGTCCCTCTCGCCCCTGAAGGACTCAGCGCTGCGCGCCCGTCGGCTGGGGCCTCTCACGTTGCGCCTCTACGCCTCGCCCACCTACCTCGCGCGCCGAGGGACTCCGCGCCATCCCCGCGAGCTGGCGAGCCATTCGTGGATTGCCTTCCGCTCGGAGATGCCCCTGCGGTTGGCGGGGCCTGGAGACGAGACGAGCGCCGTGCCTCGCATGGGCGTCATCCGCTGCGATGACATGTTCTTCATGCGGGAGACACTCCGCTTGGGCGCGGGAATAGGCTTCCTGCACTCGCTGCTCGCGGAGCCCGAGGTCGCCGAGGGGCGACTGGTCCCGGTGCTGCCGAAGTGGAGCGTGGTGGCGGGGAACGTGTGGTTCGTCTCCACCGCCGAGCGTCACATGCCTCGCAAGGTGGCGGCCTTCAGGGACTTCTTGATGGACGCGTTGAAGCACAGACCGCTGCCACCGTGAGCTGACGCGTGTGGGGCCGTGCCTCTCGCGCTACAGTGAGCCCAGGAACTTCAGCACCGCGCCGCGCTCATCGGCGGACAAGGTCTTGAATCCGTCGCGTGCCGCCAGCGCCTCGCCGCCATGCCAGAGGATGGCTTCTTCGATGCTCCGAGCACGGCCGTCGTGCAGGAATCCCGAGTAGGGCAGCACGGTGTGGGTCAACCCCAGGCCCCAAAGCGGGGGCGTGCGCCACTCCGTTCCCGTGGCCGCGCCATCCGGCCGTCCATCCGCGAGCTCGGGCCCCATGTCGTGCAGCAGCAGGTCCGTGTACGGATGGATGCGCTGCCAGGAGACTTCCTCGACGGGATGCGCTCCCGTCTCCAGGGTCTCCCGATGGCAGGCCTCACAGCCCAGCGCGCGGAACAGCTTTTCTCCGCGCTGGACGGTGGCGTCGTCCAGGAACGTGCGTGCCGGCACGCCTAGCGACTGCGAATAGAAGACCGCGTCCTGGAGGACGTCCGCGGAGACCTCGAATGTCCCATCCGCCTCGGGGAAGAGCGGGGTCGTCAGGCCCATGTCGTTGAAGTAGGCCTCGGCGGACTGTTGAACGAGGGTGGGGCTGTTCGCCTTCCATCCAAAACGTCCGGGCACAAGCGTGCGAGTCGCCACCTCCCAGACCTCATTCATCCGCCCGGAGATGCCGTCGCCGTTCCGGTCGTCCGGGTCCTCGAGCGAGCGCAGTGTTTCGACCGGCACCGCCTCGAGCAGTCCCAGGCCGAAGACTGGCGGCGGAAGCCGCAGCGACATGAGCATGTTGGGCGGAAGCGCGGAGCCATCCGTGGGGACGATGCGTACGCGCGGCGAGCGGAGCGTGTACGACGCTCCATCGGGATACTGTCCCGTGTGCTCCACCCATGAGAGGGAGAGGCTTGCTTCCGGGGTGCTGCCGAAGTTGGCCTGGTCCTGCACCTGCAACCCCAGCCCAGGGACCGGAACAGCGCCCCGTGGATGGTCGGGAATGCCGGTGGGCAAGCTCACCCGGACGAGGAGTTGGGTCCGCTGCCTGCCGGGGCCCATCGCTGGCATTCCACGCCCGTTGCGCAGATGGCAGCTGTTACAGGAGTCGTGGTTGAACGTCGGACCCAGTCCCGGGTTGACGCGCGAGGGCGCCGGGACGAACACCGCCGCGAAGGCCGCGTCGCCAGCCCGGTGGGGTCGGTCATTCTGCGGAGTGAGGTTCGCGGCGGGCTGCATGAACGCCAGCGAGGTGCGGTCGTCGACGGTGGTCGCCCCGCCTGCCCGCGGTGGGATGAGAGGCACACCCGGTGCTTCCTCTCCACAGCCGGCAGTCCACAACAGCAAGGCTCCCCACATCGCGGCACGTCGCATGGCGTTCACTCCCTGGAGGCGGGCTTCCTGCCGTTACTTCGAGACCAGGGGCTGGACCTCACCCTGGAACGTGCCGAGAAGGGTGCGAATGGCCGTCTGCGCCGCCCGAATCTCATCCGCCGAGGCATCATCGTTGATTGCCTCCCGGAAGGGCTCGGGGATTGCGGCCAGCGCGCTGATGGATGCGGCAATCTGTCCGCGAATCTTGACGTCGAGCGCGCTGCCCGCCCCGACCACGTCTTGAAGCGAGGTCCCCTTCTTCGTCTCGCCCTGCAGGTGGCCCAGGTACACGTTCTCCACGCTGCGGATGTTGTTGGTGAAGTCGCTCAGCGAGTTGTACGCGAACTGGCTCTCCACGGAGTTCGGGTCACCCGAATCGAACGGCTCGGCGATCTTCCCGTTGGCCACTTCGTCGAGGATGGTGATGACGCCCTTCACGATTTCCTGCGCTGCGGCGTGCACGGACGGGTACGCGCTGTTTCCAGCCTGGCCCGCGGTCGCCAGCGTGTCGCGGAACGGCGCATTGCCGTCGACGGACTTCCTCCACCGGTCATGCAGCTCCTCGCCCACGGACTTGAGGTCCTCGGAGGTCGCCACGAGGTACTCGAACTCACGCGGCGTGATCTGGGCCACCGTCTTGGCGCCACCATCGCCGAAGATGAGGTACTCGACCGTGTGGAAGCCCTTCTGCGTATCGGGCAGTCCCCGTACGAATTGTGGCGTGAGGACCTTGTCGCCGGCGAGCACGCCCTCCAGGTCCGCATGGTTCAACGGCCAGTTGTCCATCGCCGGGTCCAGGCTGAAGCTGTCCGCGGGGCCGAAGAGGAAGCCTTCGCTCTGCTCCCACGGAACACGCGCGGCCTGCCAGGCCTGCTTCGCCGCGCTCAGCTTGTCCGCCGAGGGGGCCGTTGCGAGCGCCTTGCACGCCGCATCCAGGTCCGTCAATCGCGTGGCGAGCCTCGCGTAGGTGGGCACGACCACCTGATCCGTGAACGTGACGATGAGCTCCGAGGTGACCTTGGAATCGGGCGACTCGCAGCACGGCTCCGCGTCGTCACCGCAGCCACCGAGGACCAGGACTCCGGACAGCAGCGCTGGCGCGAACGCCAGGCGGAGGGGCAGGGACATGCGCTTCATGACAGACCTTTCTATGGGGGAGGGGACGCTGGATGACGCCGGCGTCAGTAGTTGAAGCCCGTGGCGAGCCGCAGGGTGTTCTCCGGACGGAAGACAGCCGACCCGAAGCGCCGATGGCCGAAGTCGACCTTCGCGAAGGCCACGTTCATCAACTGGTACGCGATGCCCACCGTGTAGACGGAGCGGCGGAATCGCGGGTTGTCGAACAGCTCCGCGCGCGGCTTGAACTGCGAATCGACGTAGTCGTAGCGGACGAAGGGGAAGAGCTGGTGGTCCGCATCGAGGCCGACGATGGGCGCGATGTCGTAGCCCACCTCGCCCCACGCGGCCAACGCGTTGTCGGACACCGGCGTGCGCTGCACTCCGAGCAGGTTGGACAGGCGCGCGTTGCGCTGCGAGATGGCCTCCGCGTTCTTCAGGTGGCCCCACATCACCAGCGCCTTCGCACTCCACGGCCCCTTTCGCACCGAGAGGTGCGCATCGAGGATGGTCAGTGGCGCCGACACATAGCCGCACGGTGCGACCTCGGCCTCGTTGTTGGCGTTCTCGCAGTTCTTCACCAGGTCCGCCTTGGGGCGGTTGCGCGTGGTATCGCCGTAATAGGCGGAAGCACCGAAGATGAACCCCTCGAAGTGGGTGACGTCGACGCGCGCCACCACGGCGATGTCCGTGGCGCGCTGCACCTCGAAGCGGCGCTGGTGCCCACCCACCACCCAGTTGCGTGAGCTGAATCCCGTGGAGTCGAGCCCGTTGATCAGCTGTCCGGTGAGGCGCAGCCCCCAAGGGAACTTGTAGCGAAGGCGCAAGCCCATCTCGTCCCACGTGTTGGGGATGATGCTCGTCTCCGCTTCGTCGCGGGTGGTGCCCAGGTAGTCGATGGGGCGCGAGAACTCGCTCAGCGTCCCCACCGCGACATAGAAGCGACCCACCGTGAGCGAGGCGTTCTGTCCCAGCTTCTTCGAGAGGAACAGCTCCTCGACCAGGATCTCGCCGCCCTTGTCCAGCTCCTGCTCGAACTCGCCGAACTCCTCGTACTCGAGCTCCATCGCGGTGCCGGTGCCGCCGTGCTCGAACTCGACCTCGACTTCCGCCTCGATGCCGTAGTCGGGCAGGACGCCCTTCAGCTCCACCACCAGTCGCGTGGTGTCGAACTCCACACGGGAGTCGCGCTGCGAGCCGCGCGCCCGGTTCTGGTTGAGCCCGTGGTTGAAGTACGCGAACTGAAGCTCTCCGTACGACGTGAAGAACGCATCCAACTTCGGGCGCTTCGGAAAGAACGACGCGGGCGCGGGCTGCTCCGGCACCGGGGCTGGTGTCGCATCCGCGGAGGGCGCGGGCGAGGCCGGTGCATCCGCGGGCGCGGGACTCGCCGGCTCCGAGGCCGCGGGCGCCGGGGGCGACCCACCCGAACCGGTGGAGTCGTCCGCGCGGGCGGCCGCCGCGGAGAGCATCAGGGTGGAACAGAGCAACAGCGACGACGAAACGGAGCGAGGACGAGCGGGCATTGGCGCGGCGCGCACCCTACGCTCATGATTTTGATTTTGCAAACCAGAATCAATTAGAGCCCCAAGGAAAGGCCCGGGAGCGCGGCTCGTCGGGCCTCGAGGACGCAGGGGCGTCGCCTCAGCGGCTCACCACTTCATCTCCTCCTTGCCCGGGCCCGCCTCCTGGCGTTTCTCGCCGGGGCGGCTCACGCCGGTGAGGGTGGCGCGCACGGTGCCCAGGTCCAGCGTGCCGACGGCGGCCAGGGGCAGCCTGCGGGCATCGTCGGAGATCCACACGTGGACCTCGCGCCTCTGCTTCGGGCGGTCCAGTCGCACGGCGACCCCCGACAGGTGCCACGCGTTGAACTGACCCAGCGGGGTGGTCACCTGCTCCTTCTTGAGGACCTGTCCCTGCATTCGCCACAGCCTGCGCACGCCGTAGACGTCGAAGCAGACGCTCATGTTCTCCTCGAGCGGGAGCTGGCGCAGCAGGTAGATGGAGCCCGCGACGTCGAGGCCGTCCTTGTCGTAGGTGTAGTTGAACTGGCCCTTGTTGCGCTGGCCAATCTGGTAGTCGACCTTGATGGCGCGGTCCTTGTGCGTGAAGGCGACCTCCACCTTGCGGCGCAGCTCGTTCTCCGTCGCGTCCTCCACGTAGCGCCGAGGACGCAACGTGCGAGGGTGGAGCCAGGTGGTGGCGCTGCCTCGCACGCGGCGGACCTTGGAGAAGAAGGAGTTGGTCTGCGCCTCCGCCAGCACGGGGATCTGCCCGTTCTGTTGCTTCTGGACTCGCAGGGTCATCTTCCCGGCCTGGGCGCCCATGGCATCCAGGTCGAACTCGAGCACCTCGCCGGCCATGAACGTCAGCGGCATGCGCAGCGCGGGCAGGGCCTGGGCACAGGGCTGGACGGTGAGCGGGGGCTCCTCGATGGGAGTCGCTGAGTGGGTGTCAGCGGGCTTGTCGGCGTCGGGCTTGTCGGCCTCCGTGTCCGGAAGCTGGGCCCAGGCGGTGCCGCCGGAGCACATCAGCAACCAGGTCGCGAGCAGGGGGCGCAGGGAGCTCATCCTTCTTCCTTCCACTGGAGACTACGGGGTGCTCTCGGGCGTGTGACGTCCCGAGCGCTTCGCAAATTCGGAGGTGGACCATCGCTGCCGGAGCCGCGCCGTCACGACCTGGCGGACCTGGGCCCATTCTCTCGCATCCTGGCGGATGTCCCAACCGGACCGGACGAGCTGGCGCGCCGCGTCTCGGGCGAACTTCTCGTCGCCCAGTCTGGAGAGCAGCCGCAGGTACTCGAAGTCCTCCAGGCCGTCTCGCAAATGCTTGAGACGCAACGAAGGCACGGGCTGGTGTCGAGAATCTCCCAGGCGCTCGGGCGTTCCTGGGTAGAAGAACGTCCCGTCTCCGTTGCCGCCGAACTCGAAGAGGTCCTTCCAGGGGTCCTTCTTCGTGTTGTAGGCGAAGACGGTGTCGAAATAGAGCTCGCCGTCCACGCCGCTGACGAACGCCAGCGGCCCCATGGCCCGGTTGAGCATGGCGGAGTGGTCCACCATGTACGAGGCCCACCCGCTGTACGCCCGCTCCTGCGCGGCCTCCGTCGACGCCCCCCCGTTGCAGCCGTGAGAATTGCAACTCTGATACCACCACACCTGGGTTCCAGGGCGCAGTTGCTTGCGCAGCTCGGTGACGGTGTGGATGGCACGGCACGTCGCGGGGCCGGGGCGGGGGAAGAAGCAGTTGAGCGTGGGGGCGAGGATATCCGCGGCGTCGGGGAGCTCGCCCTCCAGCGGCGTGGTGATGAGCACGCGGGCGCCCCCGGCCTCGCGGACGCGGCGTGACTGGGTCAGCACCAGCGGCACGTCCTGCGGCTTGGGTTCGTCCTTCGCGTAGAAGAAGAGCTGCGCGGGCCAGTCCTTCTGCCGGAAGTGCTCCACGAAGGCGCGGTAGTAGGCGACCCGCTCCGCCTCCGTGCTGGCCTTCTTGTTGTCGCGCAGGTCCGTCGTGGTGAAGCGGGCGCCGGAGGGCAGCAGGCTTCCGTCGAGGAAGGGCGCCATCTCCGCGTCGTACTCCCGCCAGTCGACCACGGCCCGGCCGTCCTCGAAGCGCACCGGCGGGGGAGACATGCTCATGCCGTGCGCACTCACGCGATGCTCCAGGAGCAGGCGCGCGTACGCTCGCAACAGGGCCCGCGCCTCGGACGATTCCGCGTTGAGCCCATGGCCTCGGGCGATGCTCAGCTGAGAGATGCCGAAGCTCGTGGGCAGCGAGGCCGTCGCCGGCAGGACGAAGGGCTGCACTTCCACCGTGAAGGGCACCGAGAGCTGCTCGCGGGAGTCGAGGCTCGCGCGCAGCTTGCCTCGATACGTGCCGGGCTTCTGGCCCTCGGGCGCGCAGACCTCCACGTAGAGGACCGCGGGAAGGTCCGGGTTCGAGACGGGCGCACTCACGGGGAGGAGCGGGTCGGGCCAGGGGCCCGTGGCGCCCTGCGCGTTGGAGGGCACCGCCACGTCCAGATAGCCCTCGCGCCACAGGGCCGCGCGCAGCGGCGCACCAGGGCCCTTGAGCAACAGCGAGGGCACTTTCAGCTGTCGCACCGTGCCGGGGAGCACCACCTGCACTCCCTCGCACTCACCGCGCGCCACGCTCACCCGGGCCTGGCGAGCGCCTTGGAGCGAGGCTCCAGGTCTCACCTTGACCAGGGGGGACACCACCACGGCTTCCGGCGTGGCGGCCATCGCCGCCATCACCACCCACGCCCATTCCGCGCCCATCCGCCCCCTTCGCTCTCCAGCGGTCCTACCCGCCACCGCCCTCCGCGCGTGCCACCGCCACGGCGCGCCCGGGTTGATAGTCCGTGATTTCCGCCACCACGGTGCCCAGGACCAGGTCCGCTTCCACGCGCACCAGCACGTGCCGGCTGTCCGCCGTGAAGTAGACGACCATGTCCCGCTTCGTGTTCAGGTTGCCGCCGAACTCCGCCTGCACCCGCGTCTTGAAGACCTCCTGCTCTCCGAGCTCTGTCTCGAGCGTCTCGCGCGACTCCACCTTCGCGCGCATCGTGAAGCTCTTGCTGCCGGTGAACACCGGGAAGGCGTACTCGCCGCCGACGACCAGGGTCTGGTTGCGCAGCGCGAAGGTGGCGCCCGTCACGTCCAGCGTGCCCTCGGTGAGCTCCGCGGTGGACTCGCGCGGCGTCTCGCCCTCGCGTTGCTTCACGACGTGGGCGCTCTTGCCATCCGGGCTTATCTGGATGCGCTGGCGGCGGCGCTTGCCGTTCTCGTCCGCGTGCAACTCGCTGCCCGCCACGCGCTGGGTGTCCGCCTGCCAGTAGGACACGAACTTGTCCTTGATGGGCCAGACGCCGATGAGCGCTTCCGAGCGCGCCACGGCGACGATGGGCCACACGTCCACACCCCATTGCTTCATGGGCGCGCCCACCGTCACCTGCGCGGTGCCGGCCGTGACGCCGAAGTACTTCACGCGATACTGGGCCTGCTCACCGGGGCTGAACGCCGACGTCGTGGGAGCGGGTTGGGCCAGGGCCGACGCGGACCAGACCAGGCCCGCAACCACCGCGGCGAACCCCCAATTGGACTGCGTAAGCATCGAGTGAGCTCCCTCGCTTGGACGTTAAGTAGCGTGCCTGCATGCCGCCAGGCCTTGCCCCGAACCATTCCCGCCACTCCACATTTCCCACTGACGCGCCCGTCCGGCGGGCATTCAACGGGCGCACGTCCACCCGGCCGTGGGGGCACCACGAGGGCGAGCGTCCCCGCAGTGTGGCACGGGGGGACCCCCTGGCGCCTCTTTCAGGCCCGAGGCAGGCCGCCCTCCAGGCGAGTCGAGCATGTCCACCGGCGGACACCGCTGCTAGCCTTCCAGGCTGGCGCATCTCCAGCCCGGAGGTGCCTTGCCCGGAGGCGCGGGAACATGGCCGGTGACTACGACTTCGACGACGACGACCACAAGGACTCGGCGGTGGGAAGCCGCCGCAAGGAGTTCGACTGTCCGGGGTGCAACGCGAACAACCCCGTGGACGACGGCTTCGGCGACGGTGACGAGCTGCGCTGCAACTACTGCGGCTGCGAGTACAAGGTCACCGTCAACGCGGAAGGCCGCATGAAGTTCAAGGAGATTTGAGGGCGCGGCGGGCGCCCCCGTGTCTCAGGTGCGCTCGCCGAAGATGGCGGTGCCCACGCGAACGTGTGTGGCACCCGCCTGGATGGCCCGCTCGAAGTCGTGCGTGGTGCCCATGGACAGCCTCGGCAGCCCGTGGTGCCAGGCCAGCTCCCGCAGCCTCTGGAAGTACCCGAGCGCGCGCGCCTCGTCGTCGGTGGGCGGGGGCAGCGACATGAGCCCCACCAGCTCCAGGCCCGGCAGCGCGCGCACCTGCGTCAGGAACTCCGGCAGCGCGGAGGGCTCGAGGCCGGACTTGGTGGACTCGCCGCCCACGTTGACCTCGACGTAGCAGGGCAGGGGCGTGGTGCCTTCGCGCCGCTTGGACAGCTCGCGCGCCACCTCTAGCCGCTCCAGCGCGTGGAAGGCGTGCGCCACCTTGGCCACGTACTTCACCTTGTTCGTCTGGAGCGGGCCGATGGCATGCCAGCGAAGGCCGTCCAGGTCGGCCAGCTCCGCGGCCTTGTCCCGCAGCTCCTGGGCGTAGTTCTCCCCGAAGTCGCGCTGCCCCGCCGCATAGGCCTCCCGGATGAGGGCCGCCGGCTTCAGCTTGGACACCGCCACCAGCGTCACCGACTCCACGGGCCGGCCCGCACGCACGCAGGCCTCCGCCACGCGCGCTCGCACCGACGCCAACCGCTCCGCGATCTCCGAACCCATGGTCAACGCTTCCAGGCCAGGGGCACGCCCGCGCGCTCCATCAGCGCGAGGGTCTCTCCCAGCGGCAGGCCCACGACGTTGGTGGGGCTTCCGTCCACGGACGCAACGAGGAAGCCGCCCTTGCCCTGGATGGCGTAGGCGCCCGCACGGTCCACCGGCTCTCCGGTGCTCACGTACCAGTCGATCTCCGCGGTGCTCAACGCGCGGAAGGTGACGCGGGTGTGCACCGCCAGCGCCTCCTCGTGCCGGCCCGCGAGCGCGACGCCGGTGAAGACGTCATGCGTCCTTCCGGACAGTCGCCCGAGCATCTCGCGGGCCTCGTCCGGGCTCTGCGGCTTTCCGAGCAGCTCGGTGCCCACGGCCACGGTGGTGTCCGCGGCCAACACCCAGGCGCCCGGGGAGCGGGCGGCCACGACGCGCGCCTTCTCACGGGCCAGACGCAGGACGTAGGCCCTGGCCTCTTCGCCCGGGTGGGGTGTTTCGTCGATGTCCGCCGCGGAGACGGTAAAAGTGAGTCCCAATTGCGACAAGAAGTCGCGGCGGCGGGGCGAACCCGAGGCCAGGACGAGCAACGTTTGATCAGCGTGCGTGTGCATGTTACGGCTCCAGGCGTCCTTAGCAGACTTGCGCCTCGGAGTGGACTCTACGGATGAATCCCGCGGACCTCCTGTCGGCCATGAAGCGGACAGTGGAGCAACTGGCCGCCTACAACGAGATGGCGAAGGCGTTGACGTCCACGCTGGAGCTGCGCGAGGTGCTCGCGCTCGTGATGCAGAAGGTCAGCAGCCTGCTGCTGCCTCGCAACTGGTCCCTCATCCTCCTGGATGAGCGCACCGGAAAGCTCTCCTTCGAAATCGCGGTGGGCGAAGGCGCCGGGGTCCTCAAGGGGCTCCAGCTCAACCCCGGTGAAGGCATCGCTGGCGCGGTCTTCTCCTCGGGTGTGGCGCGGCTCGTCCACGATGTGGGCGGGGACCCCAGCTTCTCGCCCCGCTTCGACGAGGCGTCCGCCTTCCACACCCGCTCCATCCTCGCGGTGCCCCTTCTGTCACGAGGCCATGTGCTGGGGGTCATCGAGCTGGTCAACGGTCCCACCGACCCGCCGTTCTCCAACGACGACCTCACCACGCTGACGGCCATCGCGGACTACGCGGCCATCGCCATCGAGAACGCGCGCAACTTCCGCCGGGTGCAGGAGCTCACGATCACGGATGAGCACACCGGCTGCTACAACGCCCGGCATCTGCGCGCGCTGCTGGATACAGAGGTGAAGCGCTCGGCGCGCTTCCGCCACCCGCTGTCGCTCGTGTTCCTGGACCTGGACCACTTCAAGAGCGTCAACGACCGGCACGGGCACTTGATGGGCAGCGCCACGCTCAAGGAAGTCGGCGACCTGCTCATGGCCCTGGGGCGCAACGGCCTGGACGCCGTCTTCCGCTACGGCGGCGACGAGTTCGCCATCCTCCTGGTGGAGACGGACCAGGACGGCGCGACGCAAATCGCCCAGCGCGTGTGCGACGCGTTCCGGGGCCGCTCCTTCCTCGTCGACCATGGGCTGGACGTTCGCGTCACCGCCAGCGTGGGGGTGGCCACGTTCCCCGACCACGCGACCTCCGCCGTGGACCTCATCCGCTCGGCGGACTTCGCCATGTACGG
This window contains:
- a CDS encoding YggS family pyridoxal phosphate-dependent enzyme, translating into MGSEIAERLASVRARVAEACVRAGRPVESVTLVAVSKLKPAALIREAYAAGQRDFGENYAQELRDKAAELADLDGLRWHAIGPLQTNKVKYVAKVAHAFHALERLEVARELSKRREGTTPLPCYVEVNVGGESTKSGLEPSALPEFLTQVRALPGLELVGLMSLPPPTDDEARALGYFQRLRELAWHHGLPRLSMGTTHDFERAIQAGATHVRVGTAIFGERT
- a CDS encoding Maf family protein, whose translation is MHTHADQTLLVLASGSPRRRDFLSQLGLTFTVSAADIDETPHPGEEARAYVLRLAREKARVVAARSPGAWVLAADTTVAVGTELLGKPQSPDEAREMLGRLSGRTHDVFTGVALAGRHEEALAVHTRVTFRALSTAEIDWYVSTGEPVDRAGAYAIQGKGGFLVASVDGSPTNVVGLPLGETLALMERAGVPLAWKR
- a CDS encoding DUF4091 domain-containing protein produces the protein MGAEWAWVVMAAMAATPEAVVVSPLVKVRPGASLQGARQARVSVARGECEGVQVVLPGTVRQLKVPSLLLKGPGAPLRAALWREGYLDVAVPSNAQGATGPWPDPLLPVSAPVSNPDLPAVLYVEVCAPEGQKPGTYRGKLRASLDSREQLSVPFTVEVQPFVLPATASLPTSFGISQLSIARGHGLNAESSEARALLRAYARLLLEHRVSAHGMSMSPPPVRFEDGRAVVDWREYDAEMAPFLDGSLLPSGARFTTTDLRDNKKASTEAERVAYYRAFVEHFRQKDWPAQLFFYAKDEPKPQDVPLVLTQSRRVREAGGARVLITTPLEGELPDAADILAPTLNCFFPRPGPATCRAIHTVTELRKQLRPGTQVWWYQSCNSHGCNGGASTEAAQERAYSGWASYMVDHSAMLNRAMGPLAFVSGVDGELYFDTVFAYNTKKDPWKDLFEFGGNGDGTFFYPGTPERLGDSRHQPVPSLRLKHLRDGLEDFEYLRLLSRLGDEKFARDAARQLVRSGWDIRQDAREWAQVRQVVTARLRQRWSTSEFAKRSGRHTPESTP
- a CDS encoding sensor domain-containing diguanylate cyclase, with protein sequence MNPADLLSAMKRTVEQLAAYNEMAKALTSTLELREVLALVMQKVSSLLLPRNWSLILLDERTGKLSFEIAVGEGAGVLKGLQLNPGEGIAGAVFSSGVARLVHDVGGDPSFSPRFDEASAFHTRSILAVPLLSRGHVLGVIELVNGPTDPPFSNDDLTTLTAIADYAAIAIENARNFRRVQELTITDEHTGCYNARHLRALLDTEVKRSARFRHPLSLVFLDLDHFKSVNDRHGHLMGSATLKEVGDLLMALGRNGLDAVFRYGGDEFAILLVETDQDGATQIAQRVCDAFRGRSFLVDHGLDVRVTASVGVATFPDHATSAVDLIRSADFAMYGAKARGRDGICVAEPPGSDTSGGGSDVPGP
- a CDS encoding DUF3108 domain-containing protein translates to MLTQSNWGFAAVVAGLVWSASALAQPAPTTSAFSPGEQAQYRVKYFGVTAGTAQVTVGAPMKQWGVDVWPIVAVARSEALIGVWPIKDKFVSYWQADTQRVAGSELHADENGKRRRQRIQISPDGKSAHVVKQREGETPRESTAELTEGTLDVTGATFALRNQTLVVGGEYAFPVFTGSKSFTMRAKVESRETLETELGEQEVFKTRVQAEFGGNLNTKRDMVVYFTADSRHVLVRVEADLVLGTVVAEITDYQPGRAVAVARAEGGGG